In Etheostoma cragini isolate CJK2018 chromosome 15, CSU_Ecrag_1.0, whole genome shotgun sequence, the DNA window CCGTACAGAAAAAAATCTGGCACCAGCAGTGAGAGTGGGTGGgaaagcctgtttttttttttttgagtatttCTGTCACGTGTGGGCTAGCTCATTAGTGTCTTTATCACACTTACATTATAAAGGCATTAAATATTTGATGTCCTGCAAATCAGTGTCTTCAGGTGTCTGATTGCACATAAACAGAGGAGTGTGTGGGTGGTcttgcatttgtgttttctgttgatgtcTAAGCGGGAGGTAGAGGGATGTAATGTGGACATTATTGCTATACCGGTAATTGCTATGCAGAGGTGGTACATTTATGCTGTTGTGGTGCAGAGTAGGAAGGAAAAAAGTAAGTCTGAAATCGAAGATAAAGGATTCCCCTTTCTCTTATGACTTCCAGTCGGCAGTAGGCTTCCGTATTCCCAAGGGGAGGCTTATATActgctggaaaacaaaaaaagaaaagaaaaaagactgtGATTGAGAGGCAGTGATGCGGAGATAAAGAAAAGAGGGAGCAGTCAACtcttctcccctccccccccttccTGTGCTTCGTCAACTTCTATTCTCCCTATTTCAATGTTTGACGTCACACAAAAGAAGACCAATCAGAGCTCTCTGACTTCCCTGTTTTTCTTCCCTGGCTCCTCCCCTTCCCATATATATCCCCCGCCACTCCATTCAGCAGAGTGTACAATGTACTGCCAGAGAGCCAGCAGTGCACAGCGACACggcaagagagggagggaaagaagggCAAAGTGAGTGGATTTTAGTGCTTAGAAGCCTTCATCTGACACGttccagtattttttttcccccgtcTTATATagacctcctcctcctttctctatttcttcctttttttcctccaggcCAGAGCTGATTGCGAACGTGATCCAAGAGGCCAACGCTGCAACCTGGCTCTAGGATTCATCAGCCCACATCCTCAGGATGGGCTGTACAACGGGCCACCTGGCTTGCCAAAGCCAGCCCCAGACCAACGCGGGGCAGGAGGGTCAGTCCCTGGAGGCTGGTTGTGCTAAAGTCCCTGATGTGCTCTCCTCTCTGGAGCGTCTGTCCCAGGCCACTGGAGGCATGGAGAAGTCCTGGTACCGCTGCATCTTTCCCTTTGGAATCATCTCTTTGGTGATCGGCGTCGCAGGAACTGGGGTGACCTACACCTATAATGACCTGCCTCAGACTAAAGTGGTGTCAGTGGTGCTACTTGTCATGGGAGTTTTGCTGTTGCTGATGGCCACCACCTGTTGGACTGTCcacaagaaaaagagaaggaaaaagaaagagggaggatCATTCACCTCTGAGCAGTGTCCCCTGTGAAGCACACGGGGAAAACAGTGGTAGGAACATGAAATTAGAGACATAGGCTACCCCAGGCTGGGAGCTCAAGGCTCGGCTAAAGAAAACGCCACTTCACCTCCCGGTGCCACACCCCCCTCTAGTCTTTTTCAAAGAGTTTTGCTCGGCACTTACAGGAGAGAACTTGAGCTGAGAAATTATAGAGAGTGGAAGGACAGATTGTCTGTAGTTTGGACCATTTTGGATTAACAAGGAGGGATCACGGTCTTGCCTCACGCTCTTTTATCATCGGACAGCAGGTGTCCAGTGTCAAAACAACGTCtgaggagacacacacaaatatgcattgCACACTACATGCATATTTACACTCATATGCACAAGTAGTCGCAGTGGGAGCTCGCGCAGACACCTAACACGCTATGCAGAGCTGCTGCCGGAGTCAATGCTAGTGTCACTAAGCACGTCAGTCACAGCATTCCTCGTGCCACAGGTGACCCTCCAAGAGGCCAGAAGTGGGCCAACGACTGCAACCTGACACCCAGCCGAAAGAGCAGCGCACCCACGTCAGCGGCCAGCGTCATTCACTCGTCCTGTGACACCGCAGCAATGTGTGGGGGGCTTTTTTTACGCAATGGGAGAGTGGAACTTGAGTCCAGCAGGATCTTACTGGCATCTGTGTGGACGATGAGCTGGAGAGGGCAGAGGACCTGCTGGGAAGTggaaggtgtttgtgtgtgtgtgatcaaatAAAGATTATAGTTAAACGGAAAAACTGTTGGATCTTGGGCTAAGGAACTAAATATTTGCACACATAGCCATGTCCACACCAAGCAAGAGAAACTTTGAGTAAAGCAACATACCCTGAAAGGCCTTCTGTAGCTTCAGCTACATATTACAAAGGACAGGagcactgactgactgactgattgcCCTCCTGTCAATGTGCAAGCAAACGCCAAGCTTAGTGTCTTTGTGGGGCACCTCAACCCCACACAGGGCAGGCCAGGATTATTGAAGGACACTACCCGAGGGGACATGCCACTCAAGGGACACTTTGACTGATCCTGCTCCCCCAGGGCCCCCTCCCTCTTGGCGCCTTAAGCAAGCACTCATGGAAAAAGGCTCTATCGCATTCCCCTGTTTCCATCTGAACCCTTGAGAGTTTTCCcccttgttctttctctctctttatcccAAAATGACTCCTCCTCCATCCCATATTCCTCCATCCTACATCCCCAGTTTAGTTTCTGACTTGATCCAAGTCATTTCTCTATTGTCATATAGCCCAGGAGGAAGcccattcaaattcaaattaagaCACACTTATACATAAACACCATAGTCCATTgaaatttgtctttgttgctCTGTGCCAAAGAAAGTgtattattttctgtcatatttgaaAGAATATTGTCTGAAAATATGGTACAAGGCTGTTCTCTAGTGAATAATGATGTTTGTTCTCTATGTGACTCTGGGGTTTCCCTTTCATGTAATGTTTCTTTTGAATGTTACTGCACTCAACTCGGTGAATAGGTGCTTTCTGTTGGCGCGGGTTTACAGGATGAGTCAAATGATGGCATTTTATTCTTGTCTTAAATATTCAGTTGTTTCTGTAAGTGAATGTAACGTGggatggaaaatgaaaatccCAGAAGTAGTAAGTGCAACATACAGAATGCATAGAAATTGGGTGTAGCCTGTTTCCGTGTGAAGGACGTTGTACAAGCCCTCCTTTGTCCTTGAGAACTGTCATTGATCACTGTTGTATTGATTCTGGTCACCAGATTAGTGACACTCATGCTGAGTAAAGTCTGTCTATGCATCCAGAGGTAGCAGTTAACACACAATGCCAAAGACAGTCCTGGAGGCCAGCTGCTTCAATAGACATGCAATTGATCCGTCCTTTCTGACACATTTGTTTGCGGCTCAGTGTGCCATTTAGATATACTGTTGCATACTGATTGTTAGCCAAACTCTAAAGGGGAATAAGGAAGTAataatggaagaaaaaacagaacatggaAAGTCATTCCTTTCACTTTTATCTAAGAGTGGGGAGCGATCTCCACAGTTGGATTGGGTTCAGCCATCCAGAACAGAGCAGCATTATTCTTAGGGGATATCATGCATTACTGACTGCAGTGAAAATGCCAGGTTAACCCCAGAGACTAAATCTTCTCTGATCTGTGTATGTTCTGACAAAAAATAGGACTAATAGATCTGTCTGTATTCGCAAACACCTGCGTAATGCACACATCAGCCCTTAATCTTTTTCAAGTCAAAGGAAATGCCCATAAAAAGTATTTATGAGTATGTTCTTTTTTCACTCAGTTGATGGCAGGTAGccagtgtttgtttgtcagAGATGTGAAGTGATTTTCCTTCtgccttttgaaaaataaaagggaaagtCTACCTCTCTCTGCTGCTTGGGAAATACGTTCCTCACCCAGTAGACGGCCATGCTGTCTGCCAATGTGGTTCGTCACTTTAGCAAGTGACACTATTTAACGTTTATTTGTGTGCTCTCTATTATTTGGTGCTGTATATATGACAATTTTATATTTCTACTGTATATTTCTACttatatgtacattttaatcGTTGTATTAAATAATTGTCATGTGAACACATTGGtccgtgcagttctagtttttaCCTTGAGGTGAAACTCTCCAATGTATTAAATGTTATTAGTATTAAACTACTTTTCTTTAGGAGATTATTCAGTATCATCCAAAAAAATAGAGGTATTACGATCTATCTCGATCGATCTGGTTAGTAAGGAGActaacatagtttttttttgtgtgcacataAGATTATAAATATCACCACATTTAAAAATTTACATtgaacattaaacaaaaaacatctttggttAACGAGACCACCTCAGCTTCCCCTGTGCTTGAAATTTCAATGCTGTATATAGACACATTGCCATGTGCTTTCATGCCAGCTATGATGACTTAATCAGATACCTAGAGATGTGTGATCCTTTGGTTGTTAGGAAAACAGAGTGGCCAGTATCAAAACGAATAAATGACACCCCCTACtggcaaaataataaaataggcAAACTGCCCTCACATTGACACACATACTCTGCGTGTTATCAACTACAGGCGTTTCTAATTCCAGTTTATCTGGAGTTGATTATGTGTTTTAATAAGTATGAACAGTTCATATCATTCAGTGGTATTTTTCTTGAGAAACTGCTGTGTGGGTGTTGAGGGAACTGTGTTTAGGTCTGACTAAAAGGGTGGGAAGGCCAACAGGGGCAAAGTGCAGATGGAGTGGAAGTGGTCAGTTGGATTGCTAGGGTCAGCACAGACTACAGGAAACCGGATGAAAGCAACTCATCCGCCTCTCAATCTCCAGAATTTGGCCTCAGCCCAAGCAtttagcgttttttttttttttatcattcattttattagaGACAGAGCAGACATCAGTTTAAAACGCAAAGCCAGAAAAACAGGCAGCACAACGTGACATCATTATGTCTGGATTTGAGCCAAACTGGGGCCGgattactttatttatattttaatcacACTCCTGATCAACTGAGGCTGTGCAAAATGCAATCTTGTTGATCCaattatatagtatattatatagTGCCTGGCCTGCTGTTGGTTCCAAATTATACTTTTGTAGTTCATTAGAGTTacatctttaatgtttaatttcttatactgcactgtaacttttagtcttgtgttttatctgtttttatttttttatttttaacagttattcttgtgtttctaatttgtttttattttgtaacagtTTTTTAACAGATTGTGTATAAAGCACCTTGAATTGCcgtgttgctgaaatgtgctaaacaaataaagctgccttgccttgccttgcattTAACATATTCTTCAGatattacaattatttaagTCTTGGAGACATGATGATGATTTGGtggaaattcaattcaattgtatagcatcAAATCATAAGAGTTATCACAAGACACTTTAGATGCagagtaggtctaaaccacactctataatttacaaaaaacaacaatttcagTAATTCCCctagagcaagcatttagtgcaacagtatcgaggaaaaactcccttttagggagaaacctcaggTGGTGAGGAAAACTACCTTTTAGTGAGAAACCTTAGACAGACCCAGGGCTCTtcgtaggcggtgtctgatagTGCTGGTttggggtgtgatgaacagtggcaataaaagtcacaattaagataatggaactatgactagaaatagtagttgtaatTGTTCATGGCGTAGCAAGTCTACTTGCCTAGAGGAAGCGTATGTAAGGTGAATAGAAATGGTCCAAGCACTGggccttgtggaacgccatgcCTAACTTTAGCATGCCTGGAGGATTCattgttaacattaaaaaattgaGATTGATCAGATAAAtaggacttaaaccagcttggTGCGATTTCTTTAATTTACACTTGATGGTTTGGTCAATACTGTagaatgcagcactaagatctagaAAGAAAATTTTTACATTCACTTTGAAATTTTtgcaatgtttgttttaatttgccaATTTCCTTAACTTCATCATCTACTTTTAGAGAAAAGCAACAGAGGATAGTCGTCTGCAGTGAGGCTGTAGCACCGTCTACAGAATTATCAATTTTGGGAGGGACTAAAAGACTcctctattttattattatccTCTATTTATCTAATTTTGTGTGGTCGGATAGTAAGAATTTGAAGGAATGGTCTGATAGAAAGGGATTCTAAGGATGTACTTTTAAATCTTCAATTTCAATGCTATACACCAGCACAATGTCAAGGGTGTGGTTACAGTGAGTGACCTTATGCACACTCTGACTGAAACCAATTGAATCTAGTAGTGAGTTGAAAGCAATACTAAGGCTGTCGTTGTCAACGTCCACATGGATAATAAAATCACCTTTAAGGactaaaaatgataaaaactcaGAGAATTCAGATAAAAATTCAGAACATGGTCCTGGAGCTcggtaaataacaacaaatataattggttgtaatgttttccatgttggatgtaaaagattaagaacaaggctttcaaatgagttataatttagtttaggtttggGATTAATTAAAAGgcttgaatcaaagatggctgcaacAACCCCTTCTTGGCCAGGGCCTAGAGGAATTTGGTTATTAACATGACTGGGAGgcgtggattcatttagactaacatgtTCTTTATGGCACAGCCATGTTTCAGGACAGAATAGATCAATTTGATTATCTGATATCAAATCGTTTACTAGTACTGCTTTAGAAGACAGAGATCTAGTATTTCATAGTCCACATCTGATGTTACTATTCTGTTCCATCATTGCTGTGGTCGTTTTAATTCCAATAATGTTCTTAAGTATAGCTCCTCTTTTGTTCACCTTTGATCTGTTTAACAGATCTGAGTCGGGGGACAGGCACCGTGGTCATGGGACTATGAGTGGGCGACTGCTCCAACGGAAGCACAGAGAAGCACGTACCACTGCACCTCTACTCTGATTACTGATTTCAACCTTGGTTTGTCACACTTGCCTGGCCAgacaattaaatgaaattactGGCAAAATTAAATTCATACAAAGTATCACtataatgtaaacaaatgtgATAAGAAGCAATTCGATTTAATCACTCAGATACTTGAGAGGGGAATAACTTAACACTGTCATGCACACTGaacactgtttttttagtttttttttctgggtatGGATGAATAGGAGATATGCCAATTACCAAcggaaaaaagaaattgcaattttatttctatccCACCACTTCCCATCTTCTCTTaatctccttttttctctttctatctcaAAAGTCAGTCAACAAATGTAAGTGTTTCAGTCTACAAaagcttttttcaaaatgtcctcAAAGTGTTATGCTCTCCATATTACTTGCTGCCATATTTTTATGAGCACATTCTGCATGGTTGTATTGCTATAAAcgttttcaatttaaatgtttttaagtgCACCAActgattgttttttccccagccATTAATGGTCACTTTGTGTTTTACTGAGAAAATGGTTGGAGTTTCTATGGAAACAGTAACTGCATCCAATTGAGGATGTCACAGCCTCTGCCCTGTCCGAGGTCACTCAACTACAAGATAATTTGATTATACAACATCTCCAGTAAGTGCAGCAAGAATCCAAAACCTCAATGagcaatgcattttctttatttaccaTCACCATCATTTTTAGTTCACAATTATGGAAGAGTGACACATTCAGACAATTGGCTTGCCGTGTTAGAATTGGAAGGTatcatatatataatatttaagtGGTGGAGGTTGCCTAATACTGAACAAAAGCTCTACAACGTAATTTAGTGATTAGGTGAGGTGCAGATCAATAGTGAGCCTGAAAGGAACAAATACTTACTACTGACCTGTGCTCTGCTCCTTTATGACCTTCTTCAAAAGAGCAGCAATGAAGAGGACACTATTCAGATATTTCAAGATAGTGGGCTATTCTGTTTATGACGCAGTGGTTTAATCATCTTGTAATTTCTATAATTTCCTCAAAGGCAGCTGTGTCAGAGGCCAAACCAATCTGTTGCTTTTTATGTTGACAACTCTGCTTTGTCACAGAAATATTGAGGAATTGATACATtttagtgtgtgcatgtgtgtgtgtgttcattcttTGTGCATATTTTGAATCACATGTTTGCTGTGAACTCTTTATTAACATATGACCCTACCAGCTTAATTTACATCTCCTATGTGTGCCCAGGACAGACACAGGAGACATGATCAGTTTGAGGAATAAATGTGGCACAAAGACCCAgtgttaaaagtatttttttctgcttgttctGTGACTAATCCGGTACcgacaaaagacaaaatacatcTCTGGGTTTTACTGTGAGCCTGTCCCTTTAAACTTGCTACCTTTAAACTGCATTTCCTGTTcaactacatttcccacaatctACCATGAATACGTGGTCTGTGGACGTTCGTCATAATCAGGTCAACCAATCACATACATTCACTAGCGAGCGCGTAGTTCAAAATGGCGTTGCATTGTCCAATGatcttttgatattttacagtttataaaATCCGACCAATCGGTGCTACTATTCTTGACGTTGACCAATCAACGGGCTACAGTGTGCTGGATGGGCGTCATAACatctgaccaatcagattgaATAAAGTGTTTAAACGGTGAGCGCGGGCGGTCCTACAGTAGCTTTGGGGGTGGGTCCAACAAGTGAGGACGCGTGCTTGAATTTGAATTCAGGCAAGAGCTAATAACTTGTTACGGTATTAGTAGTTAAGTACTACATCACACCAGAGGCAGGGAGCAGTATTTTAGACTGTACATGTCTCATTTTCTAGTGTAATAGTCTCTAAGTTTCTGCGTGTAACACTAGCTCGTATCGCCGTAACGTTTAAATCGCTGTTCTGTGCTGTAGCCACAGACATCATACAGACTGAAGAGTGATCCTTGAACTAGCAATGAAAGCGGGCGGTAAGTAACTTAAGTCAACTTAACCTAACGTTAACTCTCACTACCAGAAATATGGGCATGACTTGGCGAATTTATAGCGAGTGTTTGTGAATTGCTTTAAACTCTTGCAATTTGAAAGAGTTAGCACTGGGTACTAGCTCCTAGCCAACTCAAACGTTAACCTGGGTAACGTTAACCATGTAACTGTAAGTTAACTTTACTTTAGTTTCAAGTGAGTTAATGATGGCATTATTTAAcgttaaataaaagatttattttcctAGCATTATACGCGTTTgtagtaattaaaaacaataacacaatgttAAACATGAAACTTAACGTTTGTTGCATTTGAAGCCCAGGAGGGAAATTTGGGCGCTCACTTGGTTTGACATTTGCAGTCAGATGCACAGTTCACCGTTGTTAGAAATCTGTTAATATTTACAACACTTGATAATATATGATGTTGTATGCatatttttgaactttttcGGTGATCATCTTTCCACGGATTCAAACAATTCTGCATTCAAACAGAGGGGTTGGCTAGACCACCCGGAGATGCCTTAGGCGTTTTGAATGTGGCTCCATAACCTTCACCTTTGTGTGCATGACAATCTGCTTGAATATTAACTGGCCACTTGTCTGCTTTAAATGAAGTGCAAatatttgtttgacatttatgtGAGAATTGTCTAGTTTGGGAGCCCAGCACTAAGATGTGAAATGCTTTTGGGTgatggtttgtgtgtctgtgtgtgcactttaaattgaatatgaTAACCATgcttaaaaaaggaaacttttttgttaaagtgaACGTTTAACTTATAACTACCCTTTTTTTCGTAGTCCACTGCCGTTGTTCAAAATGCTACTCGGTTCCAGCACGGAAGCGGGTCCGTAAGCGGACTCCTGCCCTAACATTGCTGTCTCTACCTGAGGAAGTCCTCCTCTGTGTGCTCCAGTGCCTTTCTGCTGAGGACCTGCTGTCAGTCAGAGCAGTGAGTAAACCTACCAACACTGTAACACTACAACACAACCTCTAGCATGTATGTGCCAAGTCATCCCAGATTTCTTCTGGCTGGGCGTCTTGCAACCACATGGTTTCATAGATCAGATGTCTGTTTTGTTCATTGATTAAACTGTTAAATTGTTATGACCTCTGTTACAGGTGCACTCCCAGCTCCGGGACATTGTTGACAACCACTCCAGTGTATGGGCCAGGGTCAGTTTCAGGGACACATGGCCATCACCCAGCACACTATGGCTATTTGAAAGGTATAGTCACTTCTGTcaaaaaagctttgtttttcttgtttttcttctatatGAGTTTTTACATGAACATCTCTCTTCTTTCAGAGCTGCTGAGAAAGGGAATTTTGAAGCGGCAGTGAAGCTAGGGATTGCTTATTTGTACAATGAAGGGCGTAAGTTAAACTTTACACAGCTATCTTACCAGAGCATCCTAATAAATAAGGTCAAATAAAATTGTGGGACATGAAATCCTCCTTGAGTTCTACAGGTGTTTACAGCTCCTCACTTGTGCCTTGTTTCTCTCACACAGCATTGTTGAGTGATGAGGGGCGAGCGGATGTATGTGGTCGCAAGGCCTCCCACTTCTTCAGCCTGGCAGAGAGCCTGCACTCTCCCACGACAGATCCCTTCATCTGGGTGTTCATCCGTCCACCGTGGTCTCCCACCGGCAGCTGCTGCAAGGCCGTGGTGTTCGACCGTCTCAAGGCTGAGTGTGACAGCAACGCGGTAGGTTTGGCTGTTGCAGTTTTAGAGGACATTCATTCTTCGCTTGTGTCAACAAATGACAATCGCTAATAAAGGTCAATGGTAGTGACAACGTGATTTAATGTTAATGCATTTACAAAACGAGACACCAAATAAAGCTCTAGACAAGGCTGATCTTTCATTGCTCAGTAGACAGACAGTCATTACTTAAATCCACAGAAACATGCACATTGGATTTATGACTACATGGTTAATTTCATAGAAATGGAAACCGTGAAAAGCAGTGTTTTATAAAGAAGATGATGTGAATGATTTCAAGTGTTGatcaattcatttttctttctctctctacagGAGAAGAGAGGACCCTTGTTGCACTGTTTGGCCAGAGTTTTACAGCTGTTTGAAGTGAGTGTGAAAGTGAGACTGAATCTGACCAGCTCTGTCTGGGTGTGGTTAGCCCAGTTTCTATTGGCCTCTACTCAAAGTGTATAGGTTTGGACACCTGTCACGGGGGCTGGTTTGTTTTTCAGGATCACCATGACATACAAATGTGTAAATGAGACAATGTTTCACAACCTGTTCAGTTCAGTGTTTAGAACCGGACCCTTAGTTGTCTTGTTAAGATCTGTCAGTCATATCTGAAACCATTTTGCCTTTTCCAGGGCGATGAAAGACGCTCAGATGCCATATCTATGTTGGAGGAATCGTCACAAGCTGGCTGTCTAAAGAGCTCTTACCTGTTGTGGGAACACAACCGGAAAGCAGCTGTGAGTCTGAATCTGTCATGTTGTTTTCTAGAGTTATTCTTGGATACATAGACTACTGTACAGTTTCTCAATGTCAAACTTAAACATTGCCATGTTTGTTTGTAGAATAGTTCACACGCagcaaattgattttaaaatatgttttattgctttaaaaaaactatttcggAAGTATATTAATTGAGAAATGGGTTCAAACTGACAAGTAATTGTCTTATTGTATATAAATTTCAGATGGCGGATCCAGGCAGGTACCTCCAGTATATCCGAACCCTCAGGGACTATGCTGGCAAAGGATGCTGGGaggcacaggtgtgtgtgtgtgtgtgtgtgtgtgtgtgtgtgattagaCCAAAAATATCTATCTACTATCAGGCAGTGTCAAGAGGGCTTGCCAGTCAttgattttattgttgtgttgttgatgtCTTTAGAAAGCTTTGCCTAAGCCGCACCACTGAATCTCTGAAATATGACTCTTCTGAACCACAAGCTCTGTAATCGCAGCCAAACTATTATTGTCTTTTTAGGTTTAATCAGTTGGACAAACATTCAAGCCATTTATAGCCTTTCTGGAAGCATTTATTtaatacaatgtcttttttcttttactcagCTCTCCCTGGCTAAAGTGTGCAGCAGTGGGAATCCACTGGGTCTCGAGTCCAAAGCCTGCTCTGACTTGGTGGCTCAGCTTTTCAATTCCTCTAACCCGGCATCACGACACTGCACTCAGGGCACCCTGAGACAAGGCATCAAGGACACCATGAGGTAGACAGAAACAAACTCTACTATGATATGACTGGCACGATTAGAGCCTGGTGGTGAATAATATTGTCCCGACAATTGAATGTTTCTCTTAATCATTGCGGTGACTCACAGTGATTTGATTACGTTTGCTTTCTTTGATTACATCTATAAAGAGGAGATGAAACCAAACCTCAGCACAAGTGATTTCTCAGAGAATTAAGTTATACTTTGCCAGGAAGGCAGTGGACATACCACCTGGCAgagttttatatttattcatttcagaCAATGTTTGCTAGTTTAGGGATAAGGCATGAGAGTTAAGGACTTGAATTGTCTGCCTCTTACCTCGTAATGCATTACATTTAggtatttttcaatttcttaaaggtgctctaagcaatgttaggcgatgtcacttcttgttgacatttgaagtattgtcaaacaaaacagagtctagcttgcccctccctcccacgcactaaccccccccaaCTCTTAAATTTATTGGCTGGAATGCTGTTTGtttcgtggtgcaggttggcacagttttttgttgccatttgtagacCCCGGGCGGTCTACAGCGACcgcgtttttttttacagtgtcttctggggacaggcagctcacggatagtgaggagatgtttgctgtatgtgacaacaaatgtcgtAGCCTAAAAAATGTGAGACATTGCTTAacgcactttttttttttttataaacaatcATCCCTTTTTAATGCACATGATTTTCGGTTTCTAtgtg includes these proteins:
- the LOC117958133 gene encoding transmembrane protein 100, translated to MGCTTGHLACQSQPQTNAGQEGQSLEAGCAKVPDVLSSLERLSQATGGMEKSWYRCIFPFGIISLVIGVAGTGVTYTYNDLPQTKVVSVVLLVMGVLLLLMATTCWTVHKKKRRKKKEGGSFTSEQCPL